TAGTTTCTGTAGGCCGGGCCTCGCAGTTCTCTTGATGTTTTAAGGTGCTGTTGGCAGTTCCTGGCTCCGGTGGCGTGGCCGCCTCCGCAGTTCAGGCACTTTGGTTGGCATGTGTGTCCCTCCAGCGGATTCTGTGCTCCGCATTGCCTGCAGGTCTTGAAGTTTGGTGTCGGGCACATGTCCGACCTGTGTCCCTGTTGATGGCATACGTAGCAGACCTGCCTTGTGGGATGGTACGGGTAGCACGTCAGCTCGCCCCCGCAGTAGATTACTTGTTTTGGGATGTAGGGGCCGTCGAAGGTAATGACGGCTGTCTGTGACTTCCCAACATCGTGGCTCCGAGGATCGTAACTCCTTGGGACCGCAGTCGTAGCTTCACTTTAAGAAATTCTTCCGATGTTCCGACGTCGATCCCGTGGACCACCGCTCTCTTGAACTCTTCTGGTACCGCTACGTAGGCGTTTACTGCGTAGTTATGGCCTTCCACGTTCAGGGTGGTTATTCCTCTGATCATTCTGGCGACGTCTTCTTTTGGAGTGCTCGCTATGATGATGCTAGAGCCTGGCCTAAGTCTTATAATGAAGTCCTCATCCTTACACTAGTTCTTGCACGCTTGTACTATGGATTGGGCCAATCTGTACCCCTTAAGCGTTCTGACCGGTAGGCCGTTTTTTTGGTCTGATGATAATCTTTGCATCGCCTCTCGGGAGTGGCGGGGCCCAGCGCCGCGGCTGCCGCGCCGCTTCCCTTTCTCCTGTGTTATTCGCGCCTGTAGCTGGCGTggctgacgtcacaccacctgtCGCTGCACCGCGGGGCTGCGCTGCTCTGCCTTGCGTCATCCGCCGGCGCCATCTTGCCATTGTTCTGCCCCGAGTGGGGCTCCCCGTCTTTCAAAATGGCGGCTTGCCGTAAACCGCGCTTGTGAGCCTGTTTTTGCCGTCGGGATTGGTATAGGGTCCAATCTAATTCACTTTTTGGCTGTTCGTGTAGTCCGGCCGAAGCGTCCTGCATGCTGGTGTCCCCGCGCTCGCCGGTCCCCGATGCCTCGGAGTCGGAGAAAACATCGAGGTGATCCGCCTCCATGTCCTCATGAACTTCTGGCGAAATGTGGGCCATTTCGCTGGGGGTGGGTCCGACATCAGTATTTTCAATAGCGGGTATTGTGCTAGCTCCCGTAGCTACCGTGGGGCTGACTTCCACGTTTGCGGGTGCTGGGCAGGCGCCGGCCCCGTGCTAGGCCTAACGGTGCGTTCTCCGCTGTGGCTACGTGGCGTCTTTCAGAACGCGATAAAAACCTGAAAAATTGGCCTACCGGTCCGAAAGTGGTATCCTCGTGGTCCTGCCCTCGGGGGTCTTCGGTCCAACCAACGGTTGATGGCTTGATGAGCTTTTGCGGTCTCGGTGGGTCAAAATCTGCGGAGCCCATGCGGCGCACGTCCGCACCCTCCGCCTCGAAGCGTACCTCCTTCTCATGCCCGAACCGACGGCAGGGACCGCACCGTGGGATCCGGCACTCACAACGGATATGTCCTGTGCCCCGGCATCGGAGGCAGAGCGGAGCCCTGCCCGGGACGACAACGAGCGCCAGCTCGCCAGCGACGCTCACTTGATGGGGCAGGTCGTCCAGCTTCACGCCGGCGTTCAACCTCAAAGTCACGAGCTCGTCGTTAAGCGCTTGTCTGACACCCCGTGTACGCGCCACCGCTCCCTCGACACGTTCGTCACCTTTCCAAATGGTGCCAAGGCAAGCCCTACATCTTCGTCCGGAACACTGTGAAGCCGCCAGTGCAGCTTCATTCGTACGTCCTGGTCAGCGGGGTCGATCACAAGACACCGGGCACTTTTCACTTTCAGCTCGCCGGCACTGACAATCTCCTTCAGCGTTTCGTCGTCTTTGAAAGTGACCGCCCAGACATGATTCATGCGATACGCGCCAAGGGCGATAACTTCCGGCAAGAGCGATAGCTGAGCGAGGGCACCACGAAAATCTTCCACCCGGTATGGGCGGACCCTGGCATCAGCGTGCAAAAATACGGTGTTCACAACAAACGCCCGGTAGGCAGACTCGGCAATACGACCTGGTACTCAGATGCTGACGAcaaagcagaagcaaaagacCTATTTCCGCGGCCGGGCATCGCCGTTGAAGCCGCTCCAACGGAGCTCGTCATTTCACGTCCGTCACGGTCCGTGGCGGGAAGTGGAATACCCTTCCACTGCGCCACTATGCTGGTTGCGCTGCGCAGCAAAGTAGCCTATATTAGaaggcaaattgtagtacagattgaatatTTCTGTTGGAAAAGAaagatacaagaaaaaaaaatagaactatagcagagcgtggtttcgatccacagACCTCTGGGTGATGCAACTTCTTTGCTGCCTCCGTGCTCCGCAGGGTGACTGCCCACACATGGCGATCACGTCGGGGAGTGTACCGGTCTCGGCCAGGGCGCTACGGAAATCCTCGACCCGAAacggcctcgctcgcacgtctcCGTGAAGAAAAGCCGTGTTGAAAATAACACGTCCTGTTGGCAGTGTCGGCAAAATGATCTGGTAATCCTTATCTTCACAGTCTTCAATCCTGCTTCCGCGGCCGTCGaaggccgctgtcgccgctcctCTGGAGCCCATGATACTGCGGTCCGATCAGCTCGGCTGCCGGAAGCAGAatgcttccactgcgccactctgctgactGCGCTGGTCGGTAACGTAGCCTATATTAGACGGCAAATTGTTGTGCAGATTGAATCttactgttgaaaaaaaagatagaagaaaaagaaggcaaaaaccatagcagagcgtggtttcgatccacggacctctgggttaagggcccagcacgcttccactgtgccactctgctttttttcttttttgccgatTCTTACATGCTAAAACAAAAGTATAAAtgataaaaacagcagcagcctaCTTGGCTGACACGGGAGAGGTTCAAATCTTCTCAAGACAACTAAGTCGTCTAGAACAGAGGTCCATTCGGGCGGTTCAGCTTGCGCACGATACACTTCTCTCAGGCTCACAacactttcaataaagttttctcgcACGGAACGGACATTAACATCGGCATGTCGCACTTGCATTCGTGTCCTTCAAaggctgtggaggcccaagagcatgattaaatcaTATGGCACTCGTCCTTCGTTTGTGATCGACAAAAACCTGATGCCGTATGGATGCAGGGAAAAATCTTTTTTCACGGTTCGTTGGAGGACAACCCAATGAAAAATTTGGTCCCAACATTCAAGAAACACGTGCTCCACCGTTTCAGGCTTTTTGCATAGTAGGCAGTTGGTCGTCCATGGGACGAAAATCCCCTTTTTATGCAGCCACGTCTTAACAGGAAGTGTATTACAATGTaaattaaagaagaatgtttttacgGTTGATTTAACCGGCATTCTTTTAATTCGTTTTAAGACGTCTTGTCCTGGGCCTCCACGGTGCGGTAAACGATAAATTGGAATCGGCAGCATTCTTTCCACAAGATTCTTATACAACTCTTTTTTGGAAACATTACACAAGTACTCAAGTGAAAAACGCGCGTACAGTAGTCGAAAAGAAAGTACAACTTCTCGCATGTACCCATTGGCAGCACCGCACATACCTTCACAGCATGAGACAACGATTTCTGGGAGGAGCCTCTGCAACCTTACTTGGATAACAGTCCGCAGAAAAGGATCCCTTTGATCtcggagaaagataaaacgcgacACAACTTGGCGCAAGAATAGGTGCACGAGGCCAAGCCCTCCTCGTTTAACTGAAAGAAACAAATTGGTACGGCTAGTTCTCTCCCAGCTTGACGCCCAAATAAACACAGCAAACACGCGATGCATCTTTTGAATGCTGTCCCGACTCGCACACAGAACATTCATCATGTGCCACATTTTCGTAAGAAGGAAAAGGTTGCAGATGGAGGCGCGTGAAAACATTGATAACTGCCTCCCTTGCCACGCATCTGCTTTCTCCCTCGCCTTTGAGCATTGCTCGTTCCAACTTTCACTTGGGTCTCGATAACAATTAAGGGGGACGCCGAGATATTGCGTTGGCAGGCAAGACCATCGCAGCCGGGAGAAGTGATCAGGCCTAGTTTCCCAGTCACCGTGACAAAATCCAGAGCTCTTGTCCCAGTTTACCATGCACCCCGTTTGCTTACAAAATTTATCAACGATACTGATCACTTCAGTAATACTGTCTCGATTGGAACAGAATACtgcgatatcgtccgcataagcGAGGATTTTGACATGTGCCGACTGCAATCGAGAGCCCGAGATGCGGTCACTTTTGGCAATAGGTAAACATAGTGGCTATAGGTAAGCCGCAAACAAAAGGGGCGACAGAGGGCATCCCTGCCTTACTTACGAACGCACTGCCAGCCTATCTGTGAGGTCACCATTTAGAACAATGCGCGTGGTACAGTTTGCATATGCCATTCTGACGCCTTCTATGAAAATGCGGCCAACGTTCCCGTGCTCTAGTATGTGAAAAAGTACATCATGTgacacgcgatcaaaggcttttgacaaaTCCAGCTGCATCATAGCAATGCGGTCCCTCATCGCATCACAGCATTCCAATACAGTACGTGCGACGTGTACATTCGTGGCAATGCTGCGTCCATTAATTCCGCAAGTCTGGTGCGGTCCAACCAATTTTGTTATTACGCTCTGGAATCTCCTAGCTAGGACCATCATGAATATTTGGTAGTCAacgttggtgaggcttatcgggcgatagGACCCCACCAACAATCGCTTCTCTGGGTCATCTGATTTTGGGATCAACACAATGTGCGATGTGGTGAATGACAGCGGTACTTGCTCACGTTCATACGCCTCATCCAGCACTCTTAGCAGTAACTGAGCGACTATGGGCTTAAATGTTTTGTAAAACACGGCGCCCAGCCCATCAGGTCCTGGACCTTTACCGGTCGGTAAGTCGTCAATTGCAGATTCTATTTCATTCTCAGTTATGGGTACCTATAGGCTCTCCTTTACATCATCTTCAAGTCTTGGCATGAACGACAAAAAGTCTGAAGAGAAAGCATCACCAATCTCTCTTACTTGGCCAAGAAGGTCGTTGAAGTACTTTTGAAATGACTGCTGCATTACATTGGCATCACATGAAATTTCAGCACCATTTCTTATCTGCAAGATTTCTTTCTGTCTAGCGTACCGCTTTTCATCTGTTAAGGCTCGCTTTGTCGGCGTTTCACCGGCCCACAGTTTTTGTGCCCTTGCGCGTATAACTGCTGCTTTATACCTTTCACTGTCAAGTCTTTCAATCTGGCTTTTCACATCCCTTATATCTTTTGCATATCTCCCGGGCTCGGAGCTTTCCATGCTTAATAAAAACTGCAGTTGCTCGCGCGCtgatttttcttcgtgtttttctGTGTCGGTTGGAGCAACTCTTTTTTATGGCTTTACTTTTTAGCCACTCTTTGAAGTCTTCCCACTGAACGGCAAAAAGACCGGGCCACTCCTCGAGCAGCCTCTGCATTTAATTTACGATGGCTTTTAAAAATCCCTCGTCCTCCAAGAGTTTGGCATTAAATTTCCAGAGATTCCAGTTGAAGCGCGTACACCTTTCTTTCACACGGAAACCTCCTATCACAAGACAATGATCACTAAACGCCACAGGTTCAACTTTTTAACCCGTGCAAAGGGGCACAAGTTCAACAGATGCATAAATTCTATGCAATCTGGCATGGCTATCATGTTGAAAGTGTGTGTATGGTGGTCTATTACCGCAGGTAAATATGCTGCCAATATCCTCTAAGTTGTCGTTCACCAAAGCGTTTAATAATTGTGCACTCCTATCACGCACAGGCGGACGCGTCACTCGATCGGCAGCGGCacacacacagttgaaatcgcccaaaagCAACAGCACTTTATCACAAACAATGTAAGACTTCAATCTGTAAAAAAATTCTTGTCGTTCCGAGTCAACGTTCGGTGAATACACGCATA
The Amblyomma americanum isolate KBUSLIRL-KWMA chromosome 3, ASM5285725v1, whole genome shotgun sequence genome window above contains:
- the LOC144123960 gene encoding uncharacterized protein LOC144123960; this translates as MGSRGAATAAFDGRGSRIEDCEDKDYQIILPTLPTGRVIFNTAFLHGDVRARPFRVEDFRSALAETGTLPDLSLLPEVIALGAYRMNHVWAVTFKDDETLKEIVSAGELKVKSARCLVIDPADQDVRMKLHWRLHSVPDEDVGLALAPFGKVTNVSRERWRVHGVSDKASTTRLVTIKLNAGVKLDDLPHQVSVAGELALVVVSSRPPLCLRCSGTGHVRRDCRIPRCGACRRIGHEEGQCARTYASVAGPVNSEDKSSLLMDEADAEDASKEASVPVAQASTSTVPQAELLVALPSNGATLGQQAGPTAQADVAPKDEAAAREESTVSDPSWC